The Lytechinus pictus isolate F3 Inbred chromosome 17, Lp3.0, whole genome shotgun sequence genome contains a region encoding:
- the LOC129280460 gene encoding scavenger receptor cysteine-rich domain superfamily protein-like, with protein sequence MASIMNFVSPSTEDGDVRLRDGHKPGEGRVEVFYQGEWGTLCDDGFDLADANVICRQLGYSSANRSHCCAHFTHGEGPILLDDLACSGLESRISECPNRGWAEHNCAHTEDASVTCNGNIRLRGTNSTIQGRVEVYRNSNWGSVCNTGWDLVDGDLVCKQLGFPGANATTSNVPLAPATGPVLFSEVGCTTEDDMFLNCSMNSTPGPECANHTNDATVICKKPIKLMGGSNPIEGYVSVYDGYRWGPICAKNWGIDDARVVCKQIGDLAVVEAVNGMMFGNSDASYLASNVGCTGTEGTLDECPSTNTGDADCFRFTPTDENPTLLNATSDLAGVRCAPAVRLVSNDFSFLHGKVEVFMDGQWGGVCADQWGPQDAKVVCRQLGQYPLSNDSCCEPSQDSVQNPSLYNLMCTGNEERLQDCPIAAGSSAPTSCKAATAKCQVTVRLSGGGHNLEGSVEISRGGQWGNICDDNWGIEEAKVVCRQLGNYEVESHSVGSKYGPPSFSYLLDDVGCEGNEVRVEDCYHSDWGTHNCGTSEAAGVSCRNLRLISDNHNSSVPKGRVEVVHNGRWGRVCGDNWDSADANVLCRQLYNSTADGVGSFAPGTGVAFMTNFQCRGNETSLTQCAHEEREINDCQTDATVICKGGLRLVGGKSPLEGRVEIFYDGQWGTICDDGWDINDAKVVCRQLGGYATIAAKCCQAFGPGTGQILMDGVSCEGTEPNLESCPHEGWQSHNCQHYEDSSAICSDIRLTSPNGTESTNTLEGRVEVLLDGQWKAICPKGWDMNAAQVVCSQLYDTDAKNATLVPAKPNQDTGMTNLRCLGTEKMFTDCPSQISNVVCPYTSRAAVQCKNHRDKDIRLIGGSVPSEGAVEVLVDGDWGLICGYDWGKEEGQVTCRQLGYCGLISTRRGWEPKIEERTTMHWHSMNCTGKEERLRDCPKSHGSFPCASYNFEAAVTCKNWCDPPHYLQYGTWSPRRQQYGLHSKISFTCDDGYELDGVSFMECLGVCEWSAGIPTCKPSKTGGTSIPQPPQQASGIHPAGVFFIGLLVGVIVIAIAFGFIWYIRQRPTRPASPSRAGNIFRPRKQLDEMEEPVLSFQAMNMDNEENGDAI encoded by the exons ATGGC AAGCATTATGAACTTTGTTTCTCCCTCTACAGAAGATGGTGATGTGAGGTTACGTGATGGTCACAAGCCAGGGGAGGGCCGGGTAGAGGTATTTTATCAAGGAGAATGGGGTACTCTATGTGATGATGGGTTCGATTTAGCTGATGCAAATGTCATCTGCAG acaaCTTGGGTATTCATCAGCAAACAGGTCTCATTGTTGTGCTCATTTTACACATGGAGAAGGTCCAATTCTTCTGGATGATTTAGCATGCTCGGGTTTAGAGAGTAGGATAAGTGAGTGTCCTAACAGAGGATGGGCTGAACATAACTGCGCTCATACTGAGGATGCCAGTGTCACGTGCAATG GGAATATTCGCCTACGGGGTACCAACAGTACTATTCAAGGCCGGGTGGAGGTCTATAGAAACTCCAACTGGGGCAGTGTATGCAACACAGGCTGGGACTTGGTCGACGGAGACTTGGTCTGCAAACAGCTAGGCTTTCCAGGAGCTAACGCCACCACGAGCAATGTGCCTCTCGCTCCTGCGACAGGACCGGTGCTGTTTAGCGAGGTAGGATGTACGACCGAAGATGATATGTTCCTGAACTGCTCGATGAACAGTACACCTGGACCTGAGTGCGCCAATCATACTAATGATGCTACCGTCATTTGTAAAA AACCCATCAAGTTAATGGGTGGTAGTAATCCAATAGAGGGTTATGTTTCTGTGTATGATGGCTACAGATGGGGGCCGATATGCGCCAAGAACTGGGGCATAGATGATGCCAGAGTTGTATGCAA ACAGATTGGAGATTTAGCAGTTGTTGAAGCTGTGAATGGGATGATGTTTGGAAATTCAGATGCTAGCTACCTGGCATCCAACGTTGGTTGCACTGGAACAGAAGGAACATTAGACGAGTGTCCGTCGACTAATACTGGTGATGCAGACTGCTTTAGGTTTACTCCGACGGATGAAAATCCAACGTTGCTCAATGCAACGAGCGATTTGGCTGGAGTTCGATGTGCTC CTGCTGTGCGTCTCGTAAGCAATGACTTCTCATTCTTACACGGAAAGGTGGAGGTCTTCATGGATGGTCAGTGGGGTGGAGTCTGCGCTGACCAGTGGGGTCCCCAAGATGCCAAGGTCGTTTGCCGTCAGCTCGGGCAGTATCCTCTATCCAATGACTCCTGCTGTGAGCCTTCCCAAGACTCTGTTCAGAACCCATCCTTGTATAATCTAATGTGCACTGGTAATGAGGAACGGCTTCAGGATTGTCCTATTGCTGCTGGCTCGTCTGCTCCTACCTCTTGTAAAGCAGCTACTGCTAAATGTCAAG ttaccGTTCGTCTTTCTGGAGGTGGACACAACCTAGAGGGGAGCGTTGAGATCTCCAGAGGAGGACAATGGGGTAATATATGTGACGACAATTGGGGCATAGAGGAGGCAAAG GTGGTATGTCGTCAACTTGGAAACTATGAGGTGGAATCTCATTCTGTCGGAAGTAAATACGGCCCTCCTAGTTTCTCCTATCTCTTGGATGATGTCGGATGCGAAGGAAACGAGGTCAGGGTGGAGGATTGTTACCATAGCGATTGGGGAACACATAACTGTGGCACCAGTGAGGCAGCCGGAGTGTCTTGCAGAA ATTTACGGTTGATATCAGACAATCACAACTCAAGCGTACCCAAAGGTCGTGTAGAGGTCGTTCACAATGGTCGATGGGGACGTGTGTGTGGAGACAACTGGGATAGTGCAGATGCAAATGTTCTCTGCAG GCAGTTGTACAACAGCACTGCTGATGGAGTTGGAAGTTTTGCGCCTGGGACCGGTGTGGCGTTTATGACAAACTTCCAATGCAGAGGCAATGAGACTAGTCTGACCCAGTGTGCTCATGAAGAAAGAGAGATCAACGATTGCCAGACGGATGCTACTGTCATATGCAAAG gTGGTTTACGTCTTGTCGGTGGAAAGAGTCCTTTGGAAGGAAGGGTGGAGATATTCTATGACGGACAATGGGGAACTATCTGTGATGATGGATGGGATATCAATGATGCAAAG GTGGTGTGTAGACAACTTGGAGGCTATGCCACCATCGCTGCTAAATGTTGCCAAGCTTTCGGACCCGGAACAGGACAGATCTTAATGGATGGAGTCAGCTGCGAAGGAACTGAACCTAACCTTGAAAGCTGCCCACATGAAGGATGGCAGTCGCATAATTGTCAACATTATGAGGATTCTTCGGCCATTTGCTCAG ACATCAGACTGACATCCCCGAATGGAACAGAATCAACAAACACCCTTGAAGGCCGTGTAGAGGTCCTCCTGGATGGTCAATGGAAAGCTATCTGCCCTAAAGGGTGGGATATGAATGCAGCTCAGGTTGTTTGCAGCCAACTATATGATACTGATGCCAAAAAT GCTACACTGGTACCAGCTAAACCAAACCAAGACACTGGAATGACAAACTTACGATGCCTCGGGACGGAGAAGATGTTTACAGACTGCCCATCTCAAATATCAAATGTCGTCTGTCCTTACACTAGCAGAGCCGCTGTCCAGTGCAAAA ATCATAGAGATAAAG ATATCCGACTGATTGGCGGATCTGTGCCATCAGAGGGGGCTGTTGAAGTTCTTGTAGACGGTGATTGGGGGTTGATCTGTGGCTATGACTGGGGCAAGGAGGAAGGGCAGGTCACCTGCCGTCAGCTGGGCTACTGCGGCCTCATTTCCACACGTCGAGGCTGGGAACCTAAGATCGAGGAAAGGACAACGATGCACTGGCATTCTATGAATTGCACAGGGAAAGAGGAGAGACTACGAGATTGCCCAAAGTCTCATGGTTCTTTTCCATGTGCTTCGTACAACTTTGAAGCAGCAGTCACATGCAAAA ATTGGTGTGACCCACCCCACTACCTCCAATACGGTACATGGTCACCGAGAAGACAGCAGTATGGCCTTCACAGTAAAATATCATTCACGTGTGACGATGGCTATGAGTTAGATGGGGTTTCGTTCATGGAATGTTTGGGTGTATGTGAATGGAGTGCTGGTATACCAACATGTAAAC cttCAAAAACTGGAGGGACATCTATTCCCCAACCCCCACAACAAGCTAGTG GTATCCACCCAGCTGGTGtttttttcattggtctttTAGTAGGAGTTATTGTTATTGCCATTGCATTTGGATTTATTTGGTATATAAGGCAACGGCCAACAAGACCCGC ATCTCCAAGCAGAGCAGGAAATATATTCAGACCTCGCAAACAGCTTGATGAGATGGAGGAGCCGGTTCTAAGCTTCCAGGCAATGAATATGGATAATGAAGAAAACGGGGATGCTATCTGA